A stretch of Pomacea canaliculata isolate SZHN2017 linkage group LG6, ASM307304v1, whole genome shotgun sequence DNA encodes these proteins:
- the LOC112566631 gene encoding histone deacetylase 8-like, giving the protein MESKDLFSFESVDEAQLLQAVPKKRKTFLDSTNPVPDARISDKESKEKIESFLSKRQNTSDRITEEKNLHDKTTDFKTQTSSPSLNQLPPFLISRTDSDALTHGIGECMYEDVQSVDVKGDCAKKLWDQQKKGVDYNVYSRVDPEVKNHGELRVGYVYSKELIDACNDLPRIAGRAGVVHSLIETLGLLADVITISPRKGKEEEIQRFHSTDFIEFLHRINSVSDEEKVNTEEAELYGLSYDCPVQEGIYDCAALVAGATLTAAEALCEGICDVAINWCGGWHHAQRSSASGFCYINDIVLGILKLRETFSRIVYVDLDLHHGDGVEDAFSTTPHVLTLSLHKYSPGFFPGTGAASDVGLRRGKFYSVNIPLMDGIRDAQYYAVFKRVMSSVCTVYQPQAIVCQCGADGLAGDPMGAFNLTEVSYSDCLHHILDLKLPTLVLGGGGYSYSNTARCWAHLTAVAVGRKLPQEVPDHRYYMDYSPDFEMNIQAGNRPDLNKDEELMDICSRVAENLEQIKGCCHTMRRATDMKM; this is encoded by the exons ATGGAGTCGAAagatttgtttagttttgagAGCGTTGATGAGGCACAACTTCTGCAAGCCGttccgaaaaaaagaaaaacattcttaGATTCAACGAATCCTGTCCCAGATGCCCGAATATCAGACAAAGAGTCCAAAGAGAAAATAGAGAGCTTCCTATCCAAGCGTCAGAATACATCGGACAGAataacagaagagaaaaacttgCATGACAAGACTACAGATTTCAAAACCCAAACATCAAGTCCCAGTCTCAACCAGCTCCCACCGTTTCTTATATCAAGAACTGATTCAGATGCATTGACACATGGAATAGGTGAATGCATGTATGAAGATGTTCAGTCGGTAGATGTGAAAGGAGATTGTGCCAAAAAACTTTGGGACCAACAGAAGAAAGGTGTTGACTATAATGTATATTCCAGAGTAGATCCAGAAGTTAAAAATCATGGAGAACTGCGAGTTGGATATGTGTATAGCAAGGAACTCATTGATGCCTGTAATGATCTGCCAAGGATAGCTGGAAGG GCAGGTGTAGTACATTCTTTGATTGAGACACTTGGTCTACTCGCCGATGTCAT AACTATTTCACccagaaaaggaaaagaggaagaaatacaAAGATTTCACTCTACAGACTTCATTGAATTTTTGCATCGCATTAACAGTGTTTCAGATGAAGAGAAAGTTAACACAGAAGAGGCAGAACTTTATGGGCTGT CCTATGACTGCCCTGTCCAAGAAGGAATCTATGACTGTGCTGCTCTGGTTGCTGGGGCAACACTTACTGCAGCAGAGGCTCTTTGTGAAGGCATATGTGACGTGGCCATAAATTGGTGTGGTGGCTGGCATCATGCGCAAAG GAGCAGTGCATCTGGCTTCTGTTACATTAACGACATCGTACTTGGAATACTGAAACTACGAGAGACGTTTTCCAGGATTGTTTATGTTGATCTTGACCTGCACCATGGAGACG GTGTAGAAGATGCTTTTTCGACAACACCCCATGTGCTGACTCTTTCTCTTCACAAATATTCACCTGGCTTTTTTCCag GTACTGGTGCTGCTAGTGATGTGGGTTTGAGGAGAGGAAAGTTCTACTCTGTTAACATCCCGCTCATGGATGGCATTCGTGATGCCCAGTATTATGCCGTGTTCAAGAG AGTTATGTCATCAGTCTGTACTGTATATCAGCCACAAGCCATTGTGTGCCAATGTGGTGCTGATGGTCTTGCAGGAGATCCCATGGGTGCGTTCAACCTGACTGAAGTTTCCTATTCTGACTGCTTGCATCATATACTAGACTTGAAGCTGCCGACACTTGTGCTAGGGGGAG GTGGCTATAGCTATTCCAACACAGCTCGCTGCTGGGCACATTTGACAGCAGTAGCAGTGGGCCGAAAACTTCCCCAGGAAGTCCCAGATCACAGG TACTATATGGACTACAGCCCAGACTTTGAAATGAACATTCAGGCAGGTAATCGACCAGATCTCAACAAAGATGAGGAGCTAATGGACATTTGCAGCAGAGTTGCAG aaaaccTGGAGCAGATAAAGGGTTGTTGTCATACAATGAGGAGAGcaacagacatgaaaatgtaA
- the LOC112566632 gene encoding transcription factor A, mitochondrial-like has product MPRFSSCGGGKKKSSASSPGILVRGAIMAAAFTCWRVIPSVFPKRLVLPINRPVKDVQHLISMSQSTQSSDAPKKPPKPFVKFLKEKISEIKMNDPGISPSEINKTASRMWRQLGPEGQRTYRLQSREEYVDYKKKNSQYLGEEQAAQLDKSAENVSIRKLKRKHTEEMRILGKPKQPPTAYQMFMRSSWLEQDGSSVAQKSKVLAANWHNMPEEEKKKYEEDARLEKDKYLKELKEWEEQMMGNKHVIPKPIGKRGKNPSCVTFFIPPEFR; this is encoded by the exons atgcctcgttttagcagttgtggggggggaaaaaaaaaatcgtctgccagcagtccagggatattagttcgtggtgcGATCATGGCCGCCGCCTTCACATGTTGGCGTGTTATTCCTAGTGTTTTCCCAAAGCGCTTGGTATTACCAATAAACAG ACCAGTTAAGGATGTGCAGCACTTGATCAGCATGTCTCAGTCTACCCAGTCCTCAGATGCACCTAAGAAACCACCTAAACCATTTGTGAAGTTTTTGAAGGAGAAGATTTCAGAAATCAAAATGAATGACCCAG gtatCAGTCCTTCCGAAATTAACAAGACTGCAAGTCGTATGTGGCGTCAGCTCGGTCCAGAGGGGCAAAGA ACATACAGGTTACAGAGTCGAGAAGAATATGTGGActacaagaagaaaaattcgCAGtatttgggtgaagaacaggcAGCTCAGCTTGACAAAAGTGCGGAAAATGTATCCATCAGAAAATTGAAACGCAAACAT accgAG GAGATGCGCATACTGGGAAAGCCAAAGCAACCACCAACTGCATACCAAATGTTTATGAGATCTTCATGGCTTGAACAGGATGGTTCATCTGTAGCT CAAAAAAGCAAAGTTCTTGCAGCAAATTGGCACAATATGcctgaagaagagaaaaag AAATATGAGGAAGATGCCAGGCTAGAAAAAGACAAGTACTTAAAGGAACTAAAAGAGTGGGAGGAGCAAATGATGGGAAACAAACATGTTATTCCCAAACCCATAGGTAAAAGAGGAAAGAACCCATCCTGCGTAACATTCTTTATACCACCAGAATTCAGATGA